The window CAGAGAGCACCATATCTGATGTCATGCTATTTACACTCTGCCTAGCTCTGCAGAAGGTTGAGGTGGCTTTCATCAGCACAGAAGGAAATAAGGGCGGGAAAGTTAAAGGCTAGGAGATGGTTCGTTAACACACATGCATATGAGTCAGAGGTGAGCCACACATCTGGCTATGAGCTTCCATGCGGAGGTATTGGCACCCAGGCTTTATCTGAGTGCAGCTGCATCACTCCATGGATGCTGGCAGAGTTCAGAGTGAGGCCATGGACTCAGGCTGCTAGGCTTCAAATCCCGATTCTATGATTTGAGGATGACCTTgtgtttaacctctctgtgccttgattttatcttctataaaatggggataatggtcCTTCCCTCATAGGactttataaggattaaatgagttaatacttaTATGCAAAGGGTGCAAATGTTTAAGCACGTACATGGCATTTAATACATGGCAGCTGTGTGCTGTGGTTTTTGAACCTTCTAGCTGCATGGCCTTGGGCAAATCACCTTCAAATTCCTTGCCTTTAAAGCTGTCCTGCCGTTCTGACAGGGGCAGGCGGAATGCATGCGATGGTACAAATGAAGGGACATGGAAAACTAGAACACGCTAGACAAATGTTGGTTGTTGCTGTAACCAAGACTCTAGGACACAAATCCCAGATAATTATTTTGAGCTCCCTTCTCGAGTTTTAGCTTtgacttctctcctttcttcctggcTAGAGTAAAGAAagttcaaaggagaaaaaagtaaCAGCTTGCCAAGATCTTGAGGACAGATATGCTGAACATGTGGCTGCTACCCAAACGCTGCCCTGGGACAGTGGGACAACAGCCTGGAAGGACCAGGCACAGCTTCCTGAAGCCAGAAAGAGAGGGCAGTTGTCGGAGGACACGCTAACCATCCACGGCCTCTCTGCAGAGGGTTACCGGGCTCTGTACCATGCTGTGGTCGAGCCAATGCTGTGGAATCCTTCAGGGACCCCCAAGAGGTACAGCTTGGAGCTGGGCAAGGCCATTAAACAAAAGCTCTGGGAGGCTCTGTGCAGCCAGGGCGCCACCCCTGAAGGTGTTCAGAACCTGTTGCTGGGCAGGAAGCGGCCGGATGTCACCCAGGAGCCTGTGCCAAAAAAATGGCCCAAGTTAAGGAGTGAGAAATAGGAATAGGAACTCATGGGATTAGGATATTCTCTGCTAGATGTCTGAAAAATAAACACCACTTTGCACCTTCCACATAATCTCAGCATCTGCTTGGCAAGTTAATAACTACCCTCCCAGGGAATCAAGACAGATGGGTACAGATTCTCTCAAGACTGAGGGCCCCTCTCCACTTTCATGATTAGGCATTTCTAGGGGATGCTTGGGGGTTCAGACACTGCCCTCAACCTAAAAGGCTGGGGGCCTCTGTTTTTCAGGTAAGAAGAGGCCTGGAATATGAAGCAGATGACATATGCAACACATATACCCCCTCTTTATTTTAAAGTGGACTGCTAGGTgcgtgtttgtttgtttatgaagCTGTCGATATGAGGTGAACAGCTTGCGTGTGGCTTGAAGAATACAGCGGGGCTCCCTTTACTtcctttttgtgtttggctttgTTGACATAAACACAACCCAACTACCTCTGCTTACTGCAGCTTGCGAGGTGGGCCCTAAGCCTGGAGCCCCTGGAAGCACGGTGGCTGGTGGTGGTGACAAGCCTTGCCCTCAGGAAGGGGGTCTGGCGCTGATTTGCAGGGCTGGCAGCCAGGCTGCTTCCCCTCCAAGGTCAAGGGTGACCATGCCACTGGAGCCctgggagggtgtgtgtgtgtgtgtgtccgagTGCGCTGGGAACTCCAACACAGTGGCCATAACCAGGAGGATGGACTTTCCAAAGAGGCTTGCCCAGGAGTGACCCGGGTCAGCCTTGGGGAGACCAGGGTGGTGGGTGATGGCTCCCCCAGAGGACTTGGCACTTCCGCAGGCGCCATTGCTGGAAATGGATGGCCACCGTGCTCTTGCTTGCGGGCCGATGGAAACCTTGGCGGCTTCCCCTAGCAGGCCTCAGTGTGCAATCACAGGGGACAGGGCGAAGGGGGTCCTAAGCAATGGAGCCCTTTTATCCACGGAGAACACGCATGTGGGGCTGCTAGGTTCTTGATTGtcttccagtttcctttgctccCTGAGCAAAGCCTACTACCACCTCAACAGTCTAAACCCATACCACTTTCAGACAGTTGCCCTCCTGTGAAAACAGCTTATATCTGCAATACTTGAACTTATACTAATAGGAAAGAAAATTTGGTGGATGCTTTCACGGGCAAGGTGAAGTTAAATGAAGGGATCGTGCCCACAGGAACCTCTGCTTCATAGGACACTAAAAGTCCCTACGAAGTCCACTAGACTTCTGCTGGACAGAGCAATACAACATATAACACATACttgataaaattgtatttttttttacagtcaTTTGTACAATTTGTTACAAAACCATAGAAGACTACAActtgttttaaatcatttttggTCGGCAAATATGTAAAATCTGTGTGCAATTATCATGTATTTACAGGGCCTCATGTTAGtcattttcaatgattatttcaaCAATGTCACACTCTCAACATAAGACATGGCTTAAGATAAATATATTAGTAAATAAATATTCTGAGAACATATTTCCATAAATGAAATGTGCTGCTATACATATACAGAATATACATAAGTTGTTTTCTagcctttaaaacattttttaaaaatggtaatgtTGGAGAAAGAGCCCTTAGACCATTTTATTACAAAATCTTTACAGCAAAGTCTTTACACAATATCTTTTAAGTGCTATGggagaaattctttaaaaagcattttaaaatagtgCCTCATTTGACCAACACAATAGAAAGGGTTtatataaagaatagaaaaaggcagttgttttaaaaataatactcttGAGTAGTAATTATTTTCTAGACCTCATTTAAAAAGCATTAGTCTTGCATGAATTTCGAGCAGAGACTAGCAGCACATAAGGGAGGGCCTGGGCACTTGGGACAGCAGACAGAACTTTATAAAATGGCTCCGGTTCAGAGGAGAGGGGAAAGGGCCTGAGCTCTCTGGGGCTGCGTTTACAAAGAGGTAACCTTGTTAGTCAGAACACCCAAACACCCATTTTTTACCTGGTTCCAGCACTGTTCAGTTTGTGTGGCCATCCTACACCCAGGGCTGGGTGGCAGGGCCAGGCCCAACTGCCACATATGGTTTGGGAGTTGCGGGAGGGTGGTTCTCAGTAGAAAATGTGATGCTCCATTTCCACTGCTCTCTAAACACTATGTGCCACTGAGAGTCCATGATAGAAGTACTTGTCATCAGTACTGGGGCCTTACAACCTCAGAGACATTTATTTGGATGTAAATGTTGAGGCAGTAATAAAGTTGGTGATTATATTCTGGTGATCTCCTGATCTGAGGAGCCAACACGAATTTAAAAGACAACGGCTGATACTTAAGCTTTTACATTTTCATTCGTCTGTTTCAAGCTCTCTGTAGACTACAAAATTTAGATATGCTTCCTTTGCCATCCTCAGGTATCACTCTTTCAAATGAAAAATCAGACACACTTATTTTAATAAGTCCGACTGAAGCCACATTCTCTACTCATCTATTTATTGCTTAAGGCTGCTGAGGAGTGGTTTTCCAGGCAAGGCTAAAAGCAAGCCACTTTGGGAGTACGGCTTCCGACAAGGAAGGTAACATTCACTCAaaggcattaaaaacaaaaacacaaagccattaacaaaaatttcaacaatcaGAAGCTTTTTGCAGTTCATCTTAAAAGCCATACCCTCCTTCCCTAAAGCCACGTAAGGCAAGCTGTTATCCTCAGCAGCTGCTACTTCTGGCCTGAGAAATAAAGGCGGCCCAGATCACATGTCAACTGCTTAGGCACTTCTCACACCCTCACCAACAGGTGTGCTGGGTACAGCCTGAGGAACTGCACCCCAGAGGCTGGGGGACAGACCTCACCAGTGTTTCTGGATGGCAAATGGCTCAATTGGAATTTGTCAAATCCTGGCTGTAAGTATATTTCATCACAGGCAGGGGTTTTTAAGAAAGAAGGATTCCGATACAGTGACATATTCATTCAAGACGTTTCTGGTCTAACTGCATAGGTGATAGAGGCTGTGCCGATTTTTCACGCACCTGGCCAGAGAGGGGTTATTGCAGCCATCTGGCCACCCAGGGGTGGCCCCTACCTCCCCACCCACAAGGGGCCAGGTTGTACTGACCCTGTTCCACAAAGGAACTTAGAGAGAATGGGCCAAATTCTTCAAAactctgttgaatgaataaataaaaacggAGGAGTTAGTGAACACAAGGGCTAAGTGATTTTctcctaggttttttttttaaagaacaaggaATACATTGGACAAAAAGGATGACAATCCCTGATCTGAACTAGCTTTAAATAgatcttccttttaaaattgaagcaccttaaaaaaaaaaaaatcaaaaactaaaacaatctgggtatttttaacttttcctccccctttaaaataaaaaaaggctggaaaaaataatacaaaaacctACCCTTTGGGTCTAAACTATCTGATAGTCTCTCTCTGCGTCTCATGGAGAACCATACATAATAGTGCATTAAATAGGCAGGATAGTAGACATCATTCAGCCGAGATGTGGAGGGCTTAATAACCCTGAAGTGGTGCTTCTGCGGAAAGGAACGGGGCAGGAAACAGCATATTTGAACCCAGCTCGGAGCAGACGGGGTAGGGTCCGCAGGTACCCCTGGGGAAGCAGAAGCCGAGGGGCGCGGCTGCCCCTCAGGTGCATGCGCACAGGCCCGCCTCAGGCTCAGAACCCAGAACCCATCCCTGCTCTACGTTTTGGGGGATAGCCGAGCTGGCAGAGAGCGCTTTTCCCCAGCCGGGTCAGACGCCAGGGCTACAAAACAACACGTCCCAAATTCCATCGAGCCATTTCTGCAGCCAGTGGCCAGGAGCCCCAAATATTTCTTGCAAAAGGCCTCCAAGTCATGAGCACTCTGCCGAGATCGTGGCCACTGACCTCTGTCTTCTATTCGCGGGCTGATGACCCAAGGGAACAGGTTGAGGACGTGGCCAGAATTGTCCTGTCACCCCGGGGCCTGTACCAGTTGGCCTGTCCGGGCTCCCCTCTGGATAGAGGGAGGCAGGTATAGAGGCGTGGTTTCTGAGAAGACCTAGTGGCCTGTACAGTCGGATTTGCCATGAGAAAGAGGCAGCGTTGCATTGTTCCTCAGAATTTGTACCCATATCAACTAGCTTTATTTCAAGTTTCTGGTTATTTTCTAAGGCAGGTGTAGCCCTGAGCTTTTCAAAGGCCTGAGCTCTGTCCGGGGAGACAACAGTATTTACACATGTGTGGTTCATTTAATgcagcagtgatttttttttttctttttcagcaaaaGTTGGCAGTTAGggttctttaaaatatatatttaaataactttttacatttacatataatattttaaaaaacaaagcagagaaCTCAATCCCACACACCTTGGAACCCCAAGCACACACACTATAACATGTTACTGAAAGAGGCAAAGTACTCAGATTTTGTCTGTTGGTTTGTtaatggaggggctgggggaggtgggTGGTGGTTGTGCCACAGGTGGCTCACATTTTGGGTTGAGAAGGAGGGCTCTCTTTATTACCACTTTTGTGTGTTTgtcaaagctaaaaaaaaattttgttttgtttttgaaggaAGTCAGAGTCTTGAGTGTCCATACAGTTCCCAGTTTCCAGCTAAGAGTTCCTTCTGAGCTCAGGATCCAGTGCTGCTGCCTTCTGCTGGGCCAGGTCCTGCTCCTGGGAGAGAGAACAATCATCAGGGCGAGGAGCTGCACTGCAGGCCTCAGGCACAACCTGGGGTCAGGAAGGGACTGGGGAGGCCCAAGTTTCCTTCTCCTGAAGGCAGATCCCTGGCGTGTGATAGGCATTCCACGACAGCCCACGACACTGGACAGACAGGACAGTAAAGGGCTAAAGCTGAGATGGAGGAGAGAAGGTGCAGAAGGGTCTGGAAGCTGGAATGGGCATGGCATGTTTGAGGAACAGGATGGAGGCCAAGGGGTCTAAGGTAACCAGCAAGGAGAAAAGCAAACCAGGAGGTGGATGGAGGAGCAGGCAGGGCCAAGTCACATGGGACTGGGGAAGGagttgacatttttaaaattctaaaggtAACAGCAGGTCATTGAAAGGGTTTCCAATGTACAGAAGACTGGTCAGAAGGCTACTGTGTTGATCTCAGACAGTGGAAATGGGTCTGGCCAAGGGGGTGGCAGTGGGGGTACAGAAGGAGAGAAAtctgggaaatattttggaggtgGAATTTACAGTAGTACCACTCCAAGGTGCTAGACTTATAATGCACAGTTTATTACTGCTGGAGCCAAAACAAGCCCATGGAAACTTTACAGCAGTTTGCAAGTGTCTTGAATCTAATAATATTGGGCTTGTATTTTGCATGCTTTTTGCtaagttttgtttttctgataattcatttttgatatattttataaaaagtattCAGTCCACAATGGAttggagaaacaaacaaacaaaacaccccaagcta is drawn from Tamandua tetradactyla isolate mTamTet1 chromosome 5, mTamTet1.pri, whole genome shotgun sequence and contains these coding sequences:
- the C5H22orf31 gene encoding uncharacterized protein C22orf31 homolog isoform X2, producing MRRNPSIPTYGLRQSILLNTRLQDCYVESPALTNIWTARTCAKQNINAPAPGISSSWEVVKNPLVASSFSLVKLVLRRQLKDTCCPRPHKFGEAMPPKRLRPKDSSVKKVTQRGRMRNPISSKSKGTARPGSPRRGRPAGGISKSKESSKEKKVTACQDLEDRYAEHVAATQTLPWDSGTTAWKDQAQLPEARKRGQLSEDTLTIHGLSAEGYRALYHAVVEPMLWNPSGTPKRYSLELGKAIKQKLWEALCSQGATPEGVQNLLLGRKRPDVTQEPVPKKWPKLRSEK